A genomic segment from Bubalus bubalis isolate 160015118507 breed Murrah chromosome 5, NDDB_SH_1, whole genome shotgun sequence encodes:
- the PAG16 gene encoding pregnancy-associated glycoprotein 1: MLRTKSSLSTWIQEINMKWLVLLGLVAFSECIVKIPLRRVKTMRNVISGKNMLNNFLKEHAYRLSQISFRGSNLTHPLRNIRDMLYMGNITIGTPPQEFQVVFDTASSDLWVPSDFCTSPTCSTHVRFRHLQSSTFRLTNKTFRITYGSGRMKGVVVHDTVRIGNLVSTDQPFGLSIEEYWFEGRMYDGVLGLNYPNLSFSGAIPFFDKLKNEGAISEPVFAFYLSKDEREGSVVMFGGVDHRYYEGELSWVPLIQAGDWSVHMDRISIERKVIACSDGCKALVDTGTSDIVGPRRLVNNIHRLIGAIPRGSEHYVPCSEVNTLPSIIFTINGINYPVPGRAYILKDDRGRCYTTFQENRVSSSTETWYLGDAFLRLYFSVFDRGNDRIGLARAV; this comes from the exons AATACCTCTAAGGAGAGTGAAGACCATGAGAAATGTCATCAGTGGAAAAAACATGCTGAACAATTTCCTGAAGGAGCATGCTTACAGACTGTCCCAGATTTCTTTTCGTGGCTCAAATCTAACTCACCCGCTGAGAAACATCAGGGAT ATGCTGTACATGGGTAACATCACCATTGGAACACCCCCTCAGGAATTCCAGGTTGTCTTTGACACAGCCTCATCTGACTTGTGGGTGCCCTCCGACTTTTGCACTAGTCCAACCTGTT CTACACACGTTAGGTTCAGACATCTTCAGTCTTCCACCTTCCGGCTTACCAATAAGACCTTCAGGATCACCTATGGATCTGGGAGAATGAAAGGAGTTGTTGTTCATGACACAGTTCGG ATTGGGAACCTTGTAAGTACTGACCAGCCATTTGGTCTAAGCATCGAGGAATACTGGTTTGAGGGCAGAATGTATGATGGTGTCTTGGGCTTGAACTACCCCAACCTATCCTTCTCTGGAGCCATCCCCTTCTTTGACAAGCTGAAGAATGAAGGTgccatttctgagcctgtttttgccTTCTACTTGAGCAA AGATGAGCGGGAGGGCAGCGTGGTGATGTTTGGTGGGGTGGACCACCGCTACTATGAGGGAGAGCTCAGCTGGGTACCCTTGATCCAAGCGGGTGACTGGAGTGTACACATGGACCG catctccatTGAAAGAAAGGTTATTGCTTGTTCTGATGGCTGCAAGGCCCTTGTGGACACCGGGACATCAGATATCGTAGGCCCAAGAAGACTGGTCAATAACATCCATAGGCTCATCGGTGCCATACCACGGGGTTCCGAG CACTACGTTCCATGTTCTGAGGTCAATACCCTGCCTTCTATTATCTTCACCATTAACGGCATCAACTACCCAGTGCCAGGTCGAGCCTACATCCTCAAG GATGATAGAGGCCGCTGCTATACCACCTTTCAAGAGAACCGAGTGAGTTCATCTACAGAGACCTGGTACCTGGGTGACGCCTTCCTGAGGCTATATTTCTCAGTCTTTGATCGAGGAAATGACAGAATTGGCCTGGCACGGGCAGTGTAA